From Rutidosis leptorrhynchoides isolate AG116_Rl617_1_P2 chromosome 3, CSIRO_AGI_Rlap_v1, whole genome shotgun sequence, a single genomic window includes:
- the LOC139901667 gene encoding uncharacterized protein: MANQWSGPICFLGDFNSVCKEEERFRENIHPAELINFNNFILSANLIDQPLSNDEFTWEGPEGKQSRIDRILVNETWLHLFPESILIAGNPKSSDHKPIIWGKKIQDWGPKPFRFNNLWLEHNGFLEMCSQQWSSMDHVGWNAFVLMKKLWSLKGELWLWKNQHVLFFQKYHETM; this comes from the coding sequence ATGGCAAATCAGTGGTCCGGTCCTATTTGCTTTTTAGGAGATTTTAATTCAGTTTGCAAAGAAGAAGAAAGATTTCGGGAAAATATTCACCCGGCTGAGTTGATTAATTTCAATAATTTTATTCTCTCAGCCAACTTAATCGATCAACCTCTTAGTAATGACGAGTTCACTTGGGAGGGACCCGAAGGTAAGCAATCGCGCATTGATAGAATTTTGGTGAATGAAACATGGTTGCACCTATTTCCCGAATCAATTTTAATCGCCGGGAACCCAAAATCTTCGGATCACAAACCCATTATATGGGGAAAGAAAATCCAAGATTGGGGCCCCAAGCCTTTTCGATTTAATAACCTTTGGTTAGAACACAATGGTTTTTTGGAAATGTGTTCTCAACAGTGGTCTTCTATGGATCACGTTGGTTGGAACGCTTTTGTTTTGATGAAGAAACTTTGGTCTCTTAAAGGGGAGTTATGGTTGTGGAAGAACCAACATGTTTTATTTTTCCAAAAATATCATGAAACAATGTGA
- the LOC139898112 gene encoding uncharacterized protein isoform X1, with the protein MEINGKVVSIYGVRFSYGYGGFFLPPNSSGYSRSAYVEMKKLCSLSNGVEGNNKVRLSIHLCFLNSKLQLMLNAAANSSLVLGSNAKTPPKKATVGQIKPLEAPGSFIK; encoded by the exons ATGGAGATTAATGGGAAAGTAGTGTCCATATATGGTGTACGGTTTTCGTATGGATATGGTGGATTTTTTTTACCACCTAATTCATCAG GGTACTCAAGATCAGCTTATGTTGAAATGAAG AAGTTGTGTAGCTTGAGTAATGGAGTCGAAGGTAATAACAAAGTGAGGCTAAGTATCCATCTTTGCTTTTTAAACAGCAAACTACAACTTATGTTGAAT GCTGCTGCAAACTCTTCATTGGTTCTCGGAAGTAATGCAAAGACTCCCCCGAAAAAGGCGACTGTTGGTCAGATTAAGCCGTTGGAAGCACCCGGTTCTTTCATTAAG TAA
- the LOC139898112 gene encoding uncharacterized protein isoform X2: protein MEINGKVVSIYGVRFSYGYGGFFLPPNSSGYSRSAYVEMKLCSLSNGVEGNNKVRLSIHLCFLNSKLQLMLNAAANSSLVLGSNAKTPPKKATVGQIKPLEAPGSFIK from the exons ATGGAGATTAATGGGAAAGTAGTGTCCATATATGGTGTACGGTTTTCGTATGGATATGGTGGATTTTTTTTACCACCTAATTCATCAG GGTACTCAAGATCAGCTTATGTTGAAATGAAG TTGTGTAGCTTGAGTAATGGAGTCGAAGGTAATAACAAAGTGAGGCTAAGTATCCATCTTTGCTTTTTAAACAGCAAACTACAACTTATGTTGAAT GCTGCTGCAAACTCTTCATTGGTTCTCGGAAGTAATGCAAAGACTCCCCCGAAAAAGGCGACTGTTGGTCAGATTAAGCCGTTGGAAGCACCCGGTTCTTTCATTAAG TAA